The Planctomycetia bacterium genomic interval GTAATCGCCCCGTCCGGTATCGGCCAAGCTAAGGTGCAAGTATGCGCCCACGATGCTCGGGTCCAGCTTGATCAACCGCGCGAAGTCTTTGCTTGCGAGCGCGAATTGGCCTTTGGCGAGATAGGTTTGGCCGCGATAGCTGAGATATAGCTGCTTGTCGGGCTTTAGCTGAAGCGCGCGCGAGAGGTCGGCGACGGCGCGCTCGTAATCGCCTTTGGGCCAGAAATAAATCATGCCGCGCCAGCCATAGGCATCGGCGTATCTTGGGTTCAACCGGATAGCTTCGCCGTAATCTGCCAGTGCGTGGTCCGTGTCACGCGCAAAATCGTAGGCGCGAGCGCGATTGTAGAAATACCTAGCCAGATCTTTTCGTTTTTCTCTTCCAGAGTTGATCAGCGCCGTGCATCCCGGAATCTGCAACTCAGCCGCCCACCCTTCCTGAACGAGCGCTTTGCCTTCGCACCACGCCCGCTTGTCACCAAGTTTCTGTCCCGCAGCAATTCGCGTCTTTGCTTCCCTGGCGTTTTTCAAACACAGCTCATCGAAGCCGGCTAGCATGCCACCCAATTGCTGTGCATGGGTGCAATCTGCAATCGCACGGTCATAGTCGCCCTTGCTGGCATATATCGAACCGCGAAACGCAAAATATATTCCCGAGTCCGGTTTCAACTTGATGACTTGACCGTAGTCGGCAATGGCGTGATCGTAATCGTGCTTGCTATTGTAGAGTATGGCGCGCGTGGCATAGGCATGGGCATAGTCGGGCTTCAGTTCAATCGCCCGGCTACAATCTTGAAGCGCAAGGTTCTCGTCCACGCCAGGCCCTGAAGTTTTCGTACCCTTCTCGCTGAGCGCCTGGCGGCTGGATCTCCGCAAATACCCCTCGCACCGATTGTAATAAGCATCCCCAAGACTTGCGCCTTGCTCTTGTCCGGACGCTACGACCGATGTGCAGGCTGCAATCCGAGCGTCATCGCTGATGCTCTCATCCTTGCACGCCGTCCACGCAGATGTATCCGCGCGCGGCGCAGGGGAAGATTGCTGGGGCGTCGAACACCCACCAAGAGCCAATAATCCGGCCGCAGCAACAGCGCACTTCAGTGGCAATGTCAGCATAACCAAATTCGCCTCGCTACTTGTACCCAAATGAATTGGCTGGAGCTTGATGCTGGCACTGCCCAAGAGAAATATCTGACCCGCCCCCATGAGCCGTACCACGATCTATGTTAGTCCAAATTGCTGTCCGAGGGCGAGGCCTTCTGGCCGCAGCATCTTAAGCTGACAGCTCTCACTCCGGCGCTTTGCAGACGAGGTCGGACGGCGAGATGATGCTTAAGAATATCCCACCATCGGCGTCGTCGCGCCGCAGAAAACCCGACACTTTCGCCGGCACACCGTCGGCACACGCCGCGTAGCGCACGTCTCCATATTCGAAACGCGCGCGCAATGGCTTGGGCCCGCAGATGATCCCTGGCGCTGACAACTCGTATTCGTCGATCGTGTCAATAATGCTGTAGTCGGCTTTCCCATCACGTCCAATCATCGGGCGCACGGTGCTGCGCACGAAATGGATCGTTCCGCGGACGGTCATGAATTTGTGGGTATCCGGCCGGCAGTGTTGCGCCGTGTCGGCGAGGGCGGGAGCTATCGCAGCGATCGACGCCACGGCGCAGGCACACAGAAGCCTCGCTTGCTGGGTCACGTCCAGTGGAAATCTGCGACGCTTGAACGAGGTCGGCGCCATGGGTATTCTCCGATTGCCAACGCTACAATGTTCCCTGCATGCACTGATTGCTAAAAATGCTAACCTAACAGCATCCTTTGCCTCTAAACGGATTCGATTGTTGCCCACCAATGTATGTGGTCCGAGTTTTTCAGCAAACTGCTAAAGTTGCGCGACTCAGTTGCAGGTGTCGACATGATCCGAATTCCGGCTTGGGCCAATCCGCTCGGTTGTTTCGCTTTTGCGGTGATCGCATTCATGGGGTTGTCCGGCGCGGCCGCTGCCGCCGACGAGGATTTGAAGGCGTGCCAACAAAAAGATACGCCGGCAGTCAGCATTCCCGCCTGCACCAGGCTTATCGACTCCGGCGAGGAGAGCGGCGACTTCTTGGGAACGCTCTACGCTCTGCGCGCGCTCGCGGACGTCAGAGCTGGCGACTACGCCAAGGCCGTCGCGGACCTGACCGAAGTGCTTCGGCTGAAGCCGCACGCCCCCGAGCGCGCGTACTATTTCAGCTTCAGGGCGCTCTCCCATTTCTACGCGGGCGAGTACGCCCAAGCGATCTCCGACTACAACACCTGCATCCGGCTGAAGCCAAAGGAGTCGTTCGGCTATAACGGGCGTGCCTACGTCTATCTGAAGCTCAAGAACTATGATGCGGCGATGAAGGATTACGACGCGGCTCTGAAGCGCGATCCGAAAAGCGCGCAGTCGCTCTACGGGCGGGGCCTCGTCAAACGGGCCAAGGGTGACGCCACCGGCGCCGATGCCGATATGAGCAAGGCCAAAGAGATTCAGAGCGACGTTGCGGCGGGGTTCGTTCACGACGGCGTGGATGCGCCGCCCTAACGCGGGCGCGCGCCGATGTAAAATCGTCCGCCCTATTGGCTCTGACGCAAAAGGGGACGAACGATGTCTTCCGTCTTATACCGCTTTCTCGACATGACAATCTCCCAGGTCACGCTTCAAGGTTACATGCAACCCGACTGCGTTCTAAGGGATCAGGTCATTTCGATGCGGTTGAACAGGCGGTCTCTCCCTAAGAACACCGCAATCCATGGCCTCGTTTTCGTGAACGAGAGATTTGCCGCACTGCATGCCGTGGTGCAGCGCATACCGTGACCCATATTCCGGCGATTTTCTGCGTGCCGCTCCCGGACTCCGTTCGTTTCTGAACCTCGCCTGAAAGCCGCATTCGGAACGAACTCATGGCTCCCGCGTTACTTACACGATCGAACGGCTGCGATCGCAGACCCCCACGCGCTCGATTCGTTCGTGGTCATCAGTTCAAACAGGAGTTTCGTGAGATGAAAGCTTTCTTGATGGGTGCGGTTGCACTGAGCGCTTTGGCGGCGGTTCCCGCGCGCGCAGACGATATTGCCTTGGGCATTCCCGGTTATGGCGGCTCGGGCTGTCCGGCCGGTTCGGTTTCGACGACGCTGAGCCCCGACTTCAAAACGCTCAGCTTGATTTTTGACCAGTATGAAGTCGCCGCCGGCGGCACCACGGGACGGTCCTACGACCGCAAGTCGTGCAACGTCGCGATCCCGGTGCATGTGCCGAACGGCTACAGCATTTCAGTTTTCTCGGTCGACTATCGCGGGTTCAATCACCTACCCTCCGGCGCGACATCGCAATTCAACGTTGAGTACTTCTTCGCCGGCGGGCGCGGACCTTCGTTCCGCCGTTCGTTCCGGGGCGTGCTTGAGTCCGACTACTTTATCAACAACCAGCTCTCGGCGGAAAGCCTTGTCTGGTCGCCATGCGGCGTCGACGTGAACCTGCGCACGAACGCAAGTTTGCGCGTCAACACGGTTGCGAACCGTGAAGCCAGCGCCACGGTCGACTCCGAAGACGTAAATGCTGGGATCATCTACCACGTTCAGCTGCGCCGCTGCTCGTAAGCACGTTGACTAACCAGTCTGACAAGGCCACGGCCAATCGTGGAATGCGACTTGAGGAGAATTCCAATGTCCATGAAACGATTGGCCGCCCTTGGCCTTGTGACGCTCGCCGGCGTGTCGAGCGCGTTCGCCGATTCAGACGACAGAGAGCGACGCGAGAAACAGAAAGAGGTCCGCGCGCTGAGAGGGCGCGTGGTTGAAAGCCAGGGCTGCCCGGCTGGCACGTTCAACATCGTGACCTCACCAGACGGCGGGGCGATCAGCGTGCTGTTCGACAATTTCGCGGTCAACGGCACGGAAGCGAACGGCGGCTTTGCGCGCATGACATGCGGGATCGAGATCCCCTTGCATCTGCCGGCGGGTTATTCGCTGGGTGTGTATCAAGTTGACTATCGCGGGTTTGCGCATCTCGACGATAAGCAGCGCGCGGAGCTGCAGGTCAACTACGGCATCGGCTCTGGCGAACGTAACCGCGGCCGCCGATTCCACCGCGACGTCAAGGGCGTTTACGATGGCGATTTCACTTTCAACGAACGGCTGAAGGGCGGCATCTTGAAGCGCATGGGCTGCGGCAACGAGGCTGTGCTCAACTTCGCGGCGACGCTGACGCTGCAGTCAAAGCGCGGCGCGAGCTCCGGCACGATGACGCTCGACTCCGTGGACGGCGCGCCGGCGGGCGGGCTCGCATTCGGGCTCGATATGAAGAAGTGCGACGGGTGAGCCTGCCGGGCAACGTTTGCTGAACGGCCGTTTTCGGACGCGGTCAGAGGGCGGGCTCTCGCGCGGACGGCGGGCCTCGCTTGTCGTCGCTTCATGAACGCATTCGACGCGCACTACGAAGCTCGGCCAGAGTACTGGGACTTTCGCTCAACGTTCTAGGCTTAAAGTCTTGGGCCGGACAACATCCGGCCGAACGGACCCTTGTCCCTTGTCTCTACCGAATATTAGATTCTTGCGCACCGACGCATCTTTCATAACGATTGTGAAGGCCTCCGAGGTGGGGCAGGGCGATGACTTTTCCGGTGCGGCTCATCGGGCGTGGATCGGGGGCATCCTTTTCCAGAGCAAGATGAGTGCGACTCCCGTTGAAGTAGTTCTCCTATTCGGAAAGTACGGCACGCAGATGGGACACATTCCATACAATGACGTGGTCCAGGCATTTTCGTCGGATGGATCCAATGACGCGTTCTGCATATCCGTTTTGCCAGGGACTGCGAGGCGCGACTGGTCTGTCTCGGATGCCACAGCTGCTCAGCCGACGTTTGAACAACTGTCCAAACTTGGCGTCGGTGTCTCGGATTAGATACCGTCGCGCCGTGTCCCATGGAAAGGCTTCGTTGATCTGCTGAGCGAGCCATTCTGCGGTTAGGTGAGACGTTGTCGTCAGCAGAACCAGACGCCTTCGCTTCAGATCGATGATCGCGAGGGCGTATAGCTCTCGATAGTTCACAGTTGGGACCGTGAAGAGATTTATCGCTGCGATCCCATCCATCTGATTAGCCAGGAATATAAACAGCGCTGACAAAGTGTACCACTGAACCGGCAGCTTCTGGCCATGGAAGGCGGAGCAAAAGTGTACCGGTCCTGCTAGGCCGATTTGATGTCTATGACGGGCATTGAAGGGCCGGAAGGATGTTGACAGTGGAACTCTACGCCAAGATTCGACGCGCCGTGCTGATCGATGGCTTAAGCCGTCGTGATGCGGCCCCGGTTCACGAACAGATGGAGGCGCGCGACGAGCGCGGCTTGGCGCTCCGGGCGGCTCAGCGTCACAGCGCGCCAGTCGCTTCAACCAGAGCTGCAAGGCTCTTTTCTCTTAACCCGACTGGTACACTTTTACGCCGCCCTCTGGCACACTTTGTCTCCGCCGTTGACAGGTGTTTGAAACGGTCCCTGCAAATTTGCAAAATTCCCTGCTGACCTTTTGAAAATTCCCTGCTCCGATGTGCAGGGAAATCGCTCAGAACCCGTTGATTTTTCTCACCTATCTGAAGTCTCACATGCGGATTCCGGTCTGAATCGGTAAAAATTCCCTGTATTTCGGGGGTTTGCAGGGAATTTGTCCCTGTTATCGGGGTGAGCGGTGTGAGGTCGTGACTGCACACACAGCCACCCGGACGTTCGAGGTCTGCTCCGCCGGTCGACACGGCCCGAAAGTCCGGGCCAGCTGCTCCTTTCAGGCCCTCATTCTGCATTGGTGATCGCCGGCTCTGAGCCCTCTTTGGGGCCGAATTCGGCCTTCTGCTCTGGCGTGATCTGATGGACGTGCACTTTGAGAATGGGTGCGGGGCTATTTGGCCGGTTCTGCCAGTCCCAAGCGCGGTCTTTGGCCCGCCCAGGAGGCCGGGAGGTCGAGAGCCGTGAGCGGTTTGATGCTTAGCCTCTGCGGTTCGTGGTCCGATAGAGTGTCCCGCAGGATGTCAGGCGCGAGGGATGAGAAGCGCAACAACTCCAACCCGTCTTCATTTGCTAGTTTTCGTTGAACCCGTTTGGCGCGCGCGTATGCAAACGAGATTTCCAAGAGTTCTCAATTCGAATTATGTCCTCCGCATGCATGTCCGGGGAGACGCGTTGCAGGATGCTGAATTGGAAATGATCTGCACTGCGCTGACGAAGGAGGCGGTTGCCTCCGTGGCCGGAGGCTGCGTAGTTCATCCATCGGCCAAGAATGTTGTCTGCGCCATAGGCTGAGCCAACGTAGCCTCGCCCGGCAGAGGTATCGAAGATGTAGTATATAGCACGCCATTCGGAGAGCTTGGCCCGCCAGCTTGCCGGCAGAACACGAAGTTCGTCCCACGTCAGATTGATTTCATCCCACTGGGGCACTCCCGCATCGAGGACGCTTTCCTCATGGATCGCGAGTACCGGAATGGCGTTTTTGTGGGCGCGCCGCCACCACGATCGCTCCGGCGGCGGCCAACCAACAACCAGCTTACCCTTCCATTGCTCATAGAAGTCGGTACGCGTGAGATCGAACCAGAGGACGGAAGTCCGATCGTCTTCCTCTGCAAAGCCTCTCATGCCGAACGGTTTGAGTTCGGCGTACGCCGGAATTTCCCAAAACTCTTCACGCGTCACTGTTCGCGTCTCTCCGATTGAATAGAGACCAACAAACAATGCTTTCGCCGGCTCATGTCCAATGAACGATGCCACATATTTGGCACCACGCATTGCGTTCTCAACCCGACTGCTGTGAGTTTGCTGATAGGCGTTGAATAACTCTGGCTTTTCCGCGGCGAGCCAGGGCAACACCTTTCTCAACTCTGGCTCGTTTGGCCGGTGCCGAAACACAATCACTTCGCTGGTGTCGATGCCGGTGCCGGCAAGAAGGTCATTCAGGTTCATGCGCAGCATGATACACAAGTGAACAACACATCCAATCAGGCAAACGCAGTGTGTTTCTCTTGACCTCTCCAGAAGGGATCAACTGCCCACAACTCATGCCTGAACCCAAACCTCAAAAGCATAGATCGGTGCCGAGCTCACTTTGGTCTCAAAACGGTTGTGTGCTCCGGCGTGATGCGATGGACGAGCATTTCGGCTTTGCGGCGTGAGGCCGTTTGGCGGGTTCTGCCAGCCCCAAGCGCTGTCTTTGGCCCGCCCAGGAGGCCGGAAGGTCGAGAGTCGTGAGCGCCTTGAAGCTCAACCCCTGCGGCTGATGGCCCGACAAAATGGCCCGCTGGATGTCGGGTGCCAGCAGCGCAAGCCGCAACTGCGCCCGCGCGTCATTGCGGTTTGTGCCCGCCATCGTTGCCAGATCCTCAAGTGTGGAGACTTCGCCAGCGAGGACTTTGTCCATTAGGCCATGCGCTCGAACGAGCGCTTTGACCAGCCGCTGGTCATGTCGTGGCGTGGCGACGGCCCAGTCTTCCTTCGTCCATAGCTCGAGCTTCTTCAGGCGCCCATAGCGCCTCATCTTGTGTGGAAGGTCCAGTGTCAACGGCGCGATTGCGCGTTTGCTGTTTCCTACGGCTACAGGTTTTGGAAACTGCCCAGCTTTGACAAGTTCACCGATCTGCGTGCGATGCATGCCGACAAAGCGAGGCAAGTCGCTTATGCGGTACATTCTGTTGAGTTTATTGAAGTCGTTCATTGGTTGCTCCGTAAGTGCCCGGCGGTTCAATCCGGCATCTATCGAAGACTGGACCAATGCGAAGCGAGGAAGAACCGTCCACAAATGCCAGAATAACGGACGGGTGGCCAGAGACGTGAGGGCCTAGCGGACACTCCCTCTTCGCGTTGCTCTATTTTTTTCTGCGCGCAGCCATTCGTCGAGATGAAGTTCGTTTCCCCGCGTGGAGTTGGCGCTGTCAGGCAGAAAATCCACTTATAGATCTGTGCAGATTTGTGAGGCCACCTCTGACGTCAACGTCTCTCGTGAAATAGTGCCCGCTTAGGGGGTCCTGATAGACTTTTTGGCCCCTTGGTCGTGGCACCCCATGCACCTCTCGCCAACCCAGAATCTTTGCCCATTCGTCCGCCGCTTTCGCCGTTTCGAATGGTCTTCGATCCAGTGGCCCCAGAACGTACGATCATCAAAGAACTCTACACTGATCCCACTTATTCGGCGGTCAAGGCAAGCTTCAAGCGGCGGGTTTTATGCGTTTTGATATTCGAACGGGACAGAGACAGGACAATCGTCAGACATACCAAAAGTGCAGTTCGATTTCTAATTGAACTAGCAACTTAAGCATTTCATGCGAGATGTACCCCTCCTCGTTCTTGCTAGAAGATTTCGCTGGGATTTCCAATAGAATAAAAACGTCTTTCGGGCTGTGCAGGCTAATTAGTTCACTCAGAACAATTTCCCCGCCAATGGCGTCAATCAGCAACCGGATTCGGTCATCGTACTTGTCGGGTAAATCGCCCGAATAACGCAAGTCCGCGCTATTGTTTGTCCAATCCTTTCTTCCGCTCCGATCAACTTCTCCTTTTTTTGCAAAATCGACTTCAATGTCCTTCATTTTGAATCTTGTCCAGTCGATGTGAGCGTCGAATTTGTAAATTGAAAGGAATATTCCCCTCCGGAATTTCGATGTCATCTATAACGGCTCCGGTTCAGAGTTTTTCTTACCATCCCATATATAGAATTTGCCTGTTTTCCTGTCCCTGTAGATGTCGACTTTGCTGCCGCCTCTACTCTTTTTTGCATCGTGCGCATCTTTAAAGCCAGCTCCCCTCGTTTAAAGCCAGCTCCCCTCGCGGCCTCGTCGGCTCCAGCGTTGCTTCCGACCGGGACAAGGTCTTGGATGTTTACCGGATAAACTATATCCCAAATGCCTTTCACCACGACAGCAGTGGTTAACACTTTGGCACCAATACGAACGACTTTAGCCCGCCAGCCTCCACCAGCGGGATGATAGTTCCAGAGCATCGTTCCAATGATTGCTGCATTTGCGCTCGAAGCGTTGTTTGCTCTCTTTCCTTGCGCTTCCTGTTGCTCGGTGACTGAGGGTTCTTTCTCCTCAGGCTTTGAAGGGCGAGTACCAACTACGGTCACCGTTTCGACGACGGTTTCGACGCAATTCTTCCCTTTTGTGTCACATTCAACCGCCTCACCACTCGGATCGCTCGCATTCAGCGGATCGTTTCCCACATACCCATAGAGGTTCATCTGATCCCCGTATCCCACCGGGTCCGTCTGCAAGAACCTCCCCAAGCTCGCGCTGTAGTACCGTGCC includes:
- a CDS encoding tetratricopeptide repeat protein; protein product: MDENLALQDCSRAIELKPDYAHAYATRAILYNSKHDYDHAIADYGQVIKLKPDSGIYFAFRGSIYASKGDYDRAIADCTHAQQLGGMLAGFDELCLKNAREAKTRIAAGQKLGDKRAWCEGKALVQEGWAAELQIPGCTALINSGREKRKDLARYFYNRARAYDFARDTDHALADYGEAIRLNPRYADAYGWRGMIYFWPKGDYERAVADLSRALQLKPDKQLYLSYRGQTYLAKGQFALASKDFARLIKLDPSIVGAYLHLSLADTGRGDYDSAKSWFRLSEQFPARDRWSSAGFLWLRAPRLGVTQ
- a CDS encoding tetratricopeptide repeat protein encodes the protein MRDSVAGVDMIRIPAWANPLGCFAFAVIAFMGLSGAAAAADEDLKACQQKDTPAVSIPACTRLIDSGEESGDFLGTLYALRALADVRAGDYAKAVADLTEVLRLKPHAPERAYYFSFRALSHFYAGEYAQAISDYNTCIRLKPKESFGYNGRAYVYLKLKNYDAAMKDYDAALKRDPKSAQSLYGRGLVKRAKGDATGADADMSKAKEIQSDVAAGFVHDGVDAPP
- a CDS encoding DUF4360 domain-containing protein, producing MKAFLMGAVALSALAAVPARADDIALGIPGYGGSGCPAGSVSTTLSPDFKTLSLIFDQYEVAAGGTTGRSYDRKSCNVAIPVHVPNGYSISVFSVDYRGFNHLPSGATSQFNVEYFFAGGRGPSFRRSFRGVLESDYFINNQLSAESLVWSPCGVDVNLRTNASLRVNTVANREASATVDSEDVNAGIIYHVQLRRCS
- a CDS encoding DUF4360 domain-containing protein produces the protein MSMKRLAALGLVTLAGVSSAFADSDDRERREKQKEVRALRGRVVESQGCPAGTFNIVTSPDGGAISVLFDNFAVNGTEANGGFARMTCGIEIPLHLPAGYSLGVYQVDYRGFAHLDDKQRAELQVNYGIGSGERNRGRRFHRDVKGVYDGDFTFNERLKGGILKRMGCGNEAVLNFAATLTLQSKRGASSGTMTLDSVDGAPAGGLAFGLDMKKCDG
- a CDS encoding integrase core domain-containing protein; translated protein: MDGIAAINLFTVPTVNYRELYALAIIDLKRRRLVLLTTTSHLTAEWLAQQINEAFPWDTARRYLIRDTDAKFGQLFKRRLSSCGIRDRPVAPRSPWQNGYAERVIGSIRRKCLDHVIVWNVSHLRAVLSE
- a CDS encoding GIY-YIG nuclease family protein encodes the protein MLRMNLNDLLAGTGIDTSEVIVFRHRPNEPELRKVLPWLAAEKPELFNAYQQTHSSRVENAMRGAKYVASFIGHEPAKALFVGLYSIGETRTVTREEFWEIPAYAELKPFGMRGFAEEDDRTSVLWFDLTRTDFYEQWKGKLVVGWPPPERSWWRRAHKNAIPVLAIHEESVLDAGVPQWDEINLTWDELRVLPASWRAKLSEWRAIYYIFDTSAGRGYVGSAYGADNILGRWMNYAASGHGGNRLLRQRSADHFQFSILQRVSPDMHAEDIIRIENSWKSRLHTRAPNGFNEN